Below is a window of Virgibacillus sp. NKC19-3 DNA.
CTTCATTATCTTCATTCAGTTCTTTTTGTGAATGGTTATATGCTTTCATGACATCTGAGTCTAATACCATTTTACCCAATAGTTCTGAGTGGTCAAGTATATCTACATATTCCATCGTACCTATCATGATATAAACACCTCCACCATTATCATAGCATTTTATGAATCAGATGAAAATGGAAAAAGTATTAATCTTTCATTTCCTCAGCAAATCGCATAAGCATTCCAAACATTTGTACTTGATTATTTATTTTTTCCAATTGCTGTGGGAACGTTTTTCCGTAAAACTTTTTTGCCTCCTTTTCAATCTCATTAATTCGCTCTGGTTCTCTAGACAAATATCGGTACCAGATTGGGTTATAACGAACAAACATCGCCATTCTAGGATTATTTGCTAAATAGTTATAGCTGGTAGAATCCATTTTTCTCCTCCTTAATCCCGAAACCAATTAAACGGTTCTTTAGGTGTAGAATTTGCCTTTTTATTTTCCTGAAACTGATTAATTCCTCCTTGTATCATGGAAATCGTATTGTTTAAGTGATGTACCTGTTCTTGTACTTTGTCTAAATCCATATTTTTTGTGAGTTTCACCAATTGGTTGAATAATTCCGTATGCTTCTGTTCTTCCTTTGCTTGGGATTTATTAGCGTTCTCACGGTATTGCTCCCAAAAAGGGTCATCTTCACCAAGTAGTACCCATTTTTCATAATACTCCTGCCACGATCTCCCGTTCTTTCTTACTTCCTCAAGTAAAACCGGATGTTTATTCATGAATTCTTTGAATTCTAACACGGTAGGATGCAATTCACCCCTACTCATATGATTCACCTCATCCATATAGTCATTAGTCACTAATTAATTTATGTAAATTTATGCATACCGTGCGAAATCATAGTGAAAAAGCACGCAGGCGAATTCGCTTACGTGCCTTTTACGGTTTTTCCAGGAAATTTTGCGTGTAGTAAAAACGGTAAACGCCAACACCTAAATGGGTATAATCACCATTTAATAACGCTTCACGATGCCCTTCACTATTCAACCAACCTTCCATTGCTGCTGGTGCATCCGGATATTGTGCTGCGATATTTTCTCCTGCTGTAACATATGATATATCATCGAAGGATAATCGTTCCTTTAATCCATCACCATTTTGGCTATAATGAGAAAAATAATCATTTTCCGCCATATCTTTACTATGGGAAAATGCTACTTCACTAACAGTATCTTCCCAAGTCAATTTTGATTGCTCATGCTGATTTCGCATAACATTCGTTATATCAAATAGTTGTTTTTCCATCCCTTCTTCAACCTTTGCCCATTGTTCATCCGTTAGTTCGGGTTCGTCCGGTAGATCACCACGGTATTCCAATTCATATGGGCGATGTCTAAGCAATGTATCAGCTGTTAAAACACGTATGGAAGATAATTTTTCTGTAAATGTATCAAAATAAACTTGCATAAATACATCATCTGAAATTTTGATTAATGGACGTGTTTTCAAGTCATCTTGATTCAATTGGAAAGTATAAGAAGAAAAGCCCGGATTGTATGTTACTTCACTTACAAATGACAATTGTTCATCTACGTCGTCGTATGGTTGTCCTACTTGAATCGGTTCTGTATCCAGCTCACTTCCAGTTGCGTAAACGGTTATAATTTCATTATCCTGTATACCAAATTGGGTATACGTGCTATTATCTGTATATACCCACCATGTGTATTCGTAAGCGCTCAAATCTTTACGCTGTGGTTCACCTAAATTCTCAACTAATGATTGCTGAGACTCGCCTATCCACTGAAATAAACCTTCTTCCATTGGCTGGGGTTCTTTCTCAGGAGCTGTTTTTCTTTCAATCCGGCTTTCCCTTTCTACTACATCACTTGTGCTATCCATTGCTTTCTCAGGAGAGGAAGCATCTAGTTCTAATAAATAGAACCCCCCTATTCCAAGTAAAGCCAGTATAACTATATTTCGAATGACCCGCATAACACTACCCATCCCTTTACATATTTTAGATATATACTTCAACCTATGTTTTCACATAAGTATCCATTCTTTTTTATCTATTATTCCATATGATTTTAAGGCATTAGAAAATTCTTCCAAATTTGCTCCCTTTCCTAGAAACCTATATATGTTAGCATCCAAGTCCTAGTCGAAGCGACTTCGTTGTATTTAAGCAGATATGTATACTTATTTCTTTGTCAAGAAAGAAACAAAGCATATTATCTTTTCAATTGCAAGTTACCTCATTTCGTATTATTATAGGATAGTGAGGATAAATATGCGAGGTGATAAAATGAGATTAGAAAATACTGGGATAGAAGATGTTATAATTGAAGTTAAACCTCTGGATCATATTACCGGATTGCATGCTTTTATTCGTGCTGAGCAATGGGATTATGAACGAGTCACATATGATTATAGAATTGATTCGAAGGAAAAGAACATTACATACTATATTCGTGTCCAAGGATATGCAATCGAAGGAGATGTAGATCGCGGAAACGCTGTAATCAAGCTATTAACTCCGTTACTCGGGAAACACTATTACCCCCACGGTGTTGAATATGGAGAAGATGAAAATTTTCCAGAAAACCTCGTCGAGCGAGCAAACAATTTGGTAACAAAATTAGCAGAAGAAATTGACCAGTATAAGAAATAAGTATACGTATGAAACCAACTGCTGCATCCGTCCATAATCACAAAGCAGTTGGTTTTTTTATCAAGATTATGAAATCCGATCTAATCACTATCATGATTATACATCACATCAGTAAATTACTATGAAAGGAGATATCGTATAAACTTGCTTCGTTCTATTTCAAAACGTCAATGGTCGCTTATTTTTCTATTTATAATACTTTTATTATTTATCATCTTTGTATTGCCCGTATCCATTCCTTTAATTATTGCATTAATCACGGCGCTGGCACTTAATCCGCTTGTTCGGTTCATACAACGAAAAGGGAAAATGAGCCGAAAAATATCCGTAATTATTGTTTTTCTACTTTTTTTGATCATAATGGGAGTAGCAGGAACATTTGCAATAACAAAAGCAACAACCCAGGTTGTAAATTTCGTGGAAAATGTCCCCACCTATTTTAATGAGTTAAATGACATCTATCAGGATTGGGAAAGAAACCTTCAACAATATACCAACAATTTGCCCCCTGAATTTGTTAACCAAGTATCAAACAGCATTGAGGACAACTTAACCGCATTAAGTGAAACCGCAAGAGAAACGATTACATTAGATAATATAGCACAGGTATTTGCTAAGGTTCCATCCTTTTTAATCAGCTTTATTGTATATTTAATTGCTTTATTTTTATTTATGCTTGAATTACCAGTGCTAAAATCAAAGACATATCGTTTATTTACAAAAGAAACGGCCGAAAAAGTTTCCTTTATGAATAAGCGATTAACCGATGTTCTTTTAGGTTTTTTCAAAGCTCAATTTCTTGTGAGCCTTATTATACTTGCAGTCACGTTAATCGGTTTATATCTGATCATTCCGGAAGTAGCATTAATCATGTCATTGATTATATGGATCGTCGACCTTATCCCGATTATTGGTTCGATCGCCATATTAGGACCATGGGCATTATTCATGTTGTTAAGTGGAGACACTACGATGAGCGTACAATTAGCTGTATTGGCAATTATACTGCTTGCTATAAGACGAACAATAGAACCAAAAGTAATGGGACAGCATATAGGTTTATCACCGCTGTCAAC
It encodes the following:
- a CDS encoding YlbE-like family protein, which codes for MDSTSYNYLANNPRMAMFVRYNPIWYRYLSREPERINEIEKEAKKFYGKTFPQQLEKINNQVQMFGMLMRFAEEMKD
- the ylbD gene encoding YlbD family protein; the protein is MSRGELHPTVLEFKEFMNKHPVLLEEVRKNGRSWQEYYEKWVLLGEDDPFWEQYRENANKSQAKEEQKHTELFNQLVKLTKNMDLDKVQEQVHHLNNTISMIQGGINQFQENKKANSTPKEPFNWFRD
- a CDS encoding CAP domain-containing protein, producing MRVIRNIVILALLGIGGFYLLELDASSPEKAMDSTSDVVERESRIERKTAPEKEPQPMEEGLFQWIGESQQSLVENLGEPQRKDLSAYEYTWWVYTDNSTYTQFGIQDNEIITVYATGSELDTEPIQVGQPYDDVDEQLSFVSEVTYNPGFSSYTFQLNQDDLKTRPLIKISDDVFMQVYFDTFTEKLSSIRVLTADTLLRHRPYELEYRGDLPDEPELTDEQWAKVEEGMEKQLFDITNVMRNQHEQSKLTWEDTVSEVAFSHSKDMAENDYFSHYSQNGDGLKERLSFDDISYVTAGENIAAQYPDAPAAMEGWLNSEGHREALLNGDYTHLGVGVYRFYYTQNFLEKP
- a CDS encoding YugN family protein, which encodes MRLENTGIEDVIIEVKPLDHITGLHAFIRAEQWDYERVTYDYRIDSKEKNITYYIRVQGYAIEGDVDRGNAVIKLLTPLLGKHYYPHGVEYGEDENFPENLVERANNLVTKLAEEIDQYKK
- the ytvI gene encoding sporulation integral membrane protein YtvI, translated to MLRSISKRQWSLIFLFIILLLFIIFVLPVSIPLIIALITALALNPLVRFIQRKGKMSRKISVIIVFLLFLIIMGVAGTFAITKATTQVVNFVENVPTYFNELNDIYQDWERNLQQYTNNLPPEFVNQVSNSIEDNLTALSETARETITLDNIAQVFAKVPSFLISFIVYLIALFLFMLELPVLKSKTYRLFTKETAEKVSFMNKRLTDVLLGFFKAQFLVSLIILAVTLIGLYLIIPEVALIMSLIIWIVDLIPIIGSIAILGPWALFMLLSGDTTMSVQLAVLAIILLAIRRTIEPKVMGQHIGLSPLSTLIAMFLGLQLLGFLGFILGPLFVIAFNSAKEAGIIKWKIKI